Proteins encoded within one genomic window of Ignavibacteriota bacterium:
- a CDS encoding alpha-glycosidase → MLCHMAAIGLVCVLLPVPGIAQPHVPAWVGDAVFYQIFPERFANGDPSNDPRGVQPWGGQPRNDNFFGGDLAGITEHLNHLQGLGITAIYLNPLFASPSNHKYNTTDYMRIDPSFGDDATFRVLVDECHVRGIRVILDGVFNHTSVDFFAFADLRKRGERSVYRSWYNVVSFPIAPPETPNYECWWGYGTLPKLMTSDPSVRSYIYGVTRKWMSFGIDGWRLDVANEIPHDFWVAWRAVVKSINPDAYLCAEVWDNAAAWLNGNEFDATMNYRFRTAVLNGLVSRTTTLASMDSALASQRGDYSPGVNHALLNLLGSHDTERILTAAGGDSAAVRLATLLQFTYPGAPMVYYGDEFGMKGGKDPGCRGTMVWDRTEQDSTAFRYLRSVIALRRSHPVWSRGDFQTLVVDDARRVYAYARTGLGVRGVVVMNDGDGPSTVRIPSYKEHGMRCSEVWPLSGVPCPTSEGCLEITVPARSGRVFLEVKE, encoded by the coding sequence ACCCCCGCGGTGTGCAACCATGGGGAGGCCAGCCGCGCAACGACAACTTCTTCGGGGGGGATCTGGCAGGCATCACCGAACACCTGAACCATCTTCAGGGCCTGGGCATCACGGCGATCTACCTGAACCCCCTCTTCGCCTCCCCGAGCAATCACAAGTACAACACGACGGATTACATGAGGATCGACCCGTCGTTCGGAGACGATGCGACGTTCCGTGTGCTCGTGGATGAGTGTCATGTGCGGGGGATCCGCGTGATCCTCGACGGGGTCTTCAATCACACCTCGGTGGATTTCTTCGCGTTTGCAGACCTCCGCAAGCGGGGAGAACGGTCCGTGTACCGCTCGTGGTACAACGTGGTCAGTTTCCCGATCGCTCCCCCCGAAACGCCGAACTATGAATGCTGGTGGGGCTACGGCACCCTGCCGAAGCTGATGACCTCCGACCCTTCCGTGCGGTCATACATCTATGGCGTCACACGCAAATGGATGAGCTTCGGCATCGATGGGTGGCGGCTCGACGTTGCGAATGAGATCCCGCACGACTTCTGGGTGGCCTGGCGCGCCGTGGTGAAATCGATCAATCCCGATGCCTATCTCTGCGCCGAGGTGTGGGATAATGCGGCGGCGTGGCTGAATGGCAACGAGTTCGATGCGACGATGAACTACCGGTTCCGGACCGCCGTGCTGAATGGCCTGGTGTCCCGCACTACGACGCTTGCCTCGATGGATTCAGCGCTGGCGTCACAGCGCGGCGACTACAGTCCCGGTGTGAATCATGCGCTGCTGAACCTCCTCGGGAGCCATGATACGGAACGGATCCTTACCGCAGCCGGCGGCGATTCGGCAGCGGTCCGTCTTGCGACCCTCCTCCAGTTCACGTATCCCGGCGCGCCGATGGTCTATTACGGCGATGAATTTGGGATGAAGGGCGGGAAGGATCCCGGGTGCCGCGGGACGATGGTCTGGGATCGCACGGAGCAGGACAGTACGGCGTTCCGCTATCTCCGGAGTGTGATCGCACTCCGCCGGTCCCATCCGGTCTGGAGCAGGGGGGACTTTCAAACATTGGTCGTCGACGACGCCCGTCGCGTGTATGCCTACGCACGAACGGGGCTCGGGGTGAGAGGGGTGGTGGTGATGAACGATGGCGACGGACCTTCCACGGTCCGGATCCCCTCGTACAAAGAGCATGGCATGCGCTGTTCCGAAGTGTGGCCACTGTCCGGTGTCCCATGTCCGACCAGTGAGGGATGCCTGGAGATCACCGTCCCCGCCCGGTCCGGCAGGGTGTTTCTGGAGGTGAAGGAATGA